In Nicotiana tabacum cultivar K326 chromosome 17, ASM71507v2, whole genome shotgun sequence, one DNA window encodes the following:
- the LOC107772074 gene encoding uncharacterized protein LOC107772074 has protein sequence MRKLCPNGISFISFFATSNSGSAFSVRAYSSSHNNASISAKAKLRANSKFENVKCLDDAMTLFNQMVRTKPLPSVVNFSKLFKTMLNMKHYSAVVSLFIEMQKLGIPFNEFILSIVINNYCLMHRVDCAFSVLAIYLKNDIPFNNVTFTILIRGFFAENKVKYAVDLFKKLVRENICEPNEIMYATVMHGLSKRGHTEKNLSLLRVMEQGNTKPDICIYNIVIDALCKDRNLDTAINLLNELKKKGILPNIITYNSLIDGLCKFGQWEKVRILFSEMVNHNIYPDVHTFNIVIDGLCKEGKVEDAEEVMRHMIEKGVVPDIVTYNVIMGGCCLCGQMDRARRIFDIMIDKCIEPNIISYRILINGYCKKKKLAEAMQFFHEISQKGSKPDIVTYNTVLQGLFEVGRIGSAKKFFDEMLSMGLVPDLCTHGTLLNGYFKYGLVDEAMSLFNELERKRVKSDIEFYNVVINGLCKNGKLDEAHAFFEKLSFIGLLPNVRTYTTIINGLCLEGLLDEAKDMLRKMEDDGCLPNSITYNVIAQGFLRCNRISEMATFMKEMAGRKFSFDATTTEFLVNVIRENPSVLDMIPELHLKNKK, from the coding sequence atgaggaaacTTTGTCCCAATGGTAtttcttttatctctttctttgctACTTCCAATTCTGGTTCGGCATTTTCAGTCAGAGCTTATTCTTCATCTCATAACAATGCATCCATTTCGGCAAAGGCTAAACTTAGGGCAAATAGCAAGTTTGAGAACGTAAAGTGTTTAGATGATGCTATGACTCTCTTCAATCAAATGGTCAGAACAAAGCCTCTTCCTTCTGTTGTCAATTTCTCTAAGTTATTTAAGACTATGCTAAATATGAAGCATTACTCTGCTGTCGTTTCTCTTTTTATAGAAATGCAGAAATTGGGTATCCCATTTAATGAATTCATCTTGAGTATCGTGATTAATAATTATTGTCTGATGCATCGTGTTGATTGTGCATTTTCGGTGTTAGCCATTTACTTGAAGAATGACATTCCATTCAATAATGTCACCTTTACCATCCTTATCAGGGGATTCTTTGCTGAAAATAAGGTCAAATATGCAGTTGACTTGTTCAAGAAGTTGGTGAGAGAGAATATTTGTGAGCCTAACGAAATCATGTATGCAACCGTCATGCATGGGCTCAGCAAAAGGGGCCATACTGAGAAAAATTTAAGTTTGCTCCGGGTAATGGAACAAGGGAACACTAAGCCTGACATATGCATCTACAACATTGTTATAGATGCTCTTTGCAAAGATAGAAACTTGGATACTGCTATCAACCTTTTGAACGAACTGAAGAAGAAAGGCATTCTTCCAAACATAATCACATATAATTCATTAATTGATGGTTTGTGTAAGTTTGGTCAGTGGGAAAAGGTTAGGATTTTGTTCTCTGAGATGGTAAATCATAATATTTATCCAGATGTGCACACCTTCAACATAGTGATCGATGGATTATGCAAAGAAGGAAAAGTCGAAGATGCCGAGGAAGTGATGAGACACATGATCGAAAAAGGTGTAGTGCCTGATATAGTCACCTACAATGTGATAATGGGTGGATGTTGTCTGTGTGGTCAAATGGATAGAGCGAGGAGAATTTTTGATATAATGATAGATAAGTGCATTGAGCCTAACATTATTAGCTATAGAATACTAATAAATGGATACTGTAAGAAAAAGAAGTTGGCCGAGGCTATGCAATTTTttcatgaaatttctcaaaagggaTCAAAGCCTGATATTGTTACCTACAATACTGTCTTGCAAGGTCTGTTTGAAGTTGGACGGATTGGCTCTGCAAAAAAGTTCTTTGATGAGATGCTATCTATGGGGCTCGTACCTGATTTGTGCACTCATGGCACTTTGCTCAATGGCTATTTTAAGTATGGACTTGTTGATGAAGCTATGTCACTCTTTAATGAGTTGGAAAGAAAGAGAGTAAAGTCTGATATTGAATTTTACAATGTTGTCATTAATGGATTGTGCAAAAATGGAAAACTTGACGAAGCTCATGCTTTTTTTGAGAAGCTTTCCTTTATTGGATTGCTTCCGAATGTGAGAACATACACTACAATAATAAATGGACTTTGTCTTGAAGGGTTGTTAGATGAAGCTAAAGATATGCTAAGAAAAATGGAGGATGATGGTTGTTTGCCAAACAGTATCACTTACAATGTTATTGCGCAAGGATTTCTCAGGTGCAACAGAATTAGCGAAATGGCAACTTTTATGAAGGAAATGGCTGGAAGGAAATTCTCATTTGATGCAACTACAACTGAGTTTTTGGTAAATGTTATAAGGGAGAATCCTTCTGTCCTTGACATGATACCAGAGCTTCACTTGAAAAATAAGAAGTGA
- the LOC107806568 gene encoding protein PSK SIMULATOR 1-like isoform X2 — translation MGGSSSKNQGAKSKLVNLYSQSGTKGFLYEGQHQQQQHELQKQSKMLTPAQLQESKDKENQEPRFGGYSSSEEEFYDGIPRFHGSSSRKPKPRRVAKVAEVSFRLGRAGSAGLVRTVEALDIIGSSMTNLNLSSGFVSGATSKGNELSILSFEVANTIVKGSTLMHSLSRRSIRQLNDVVLPSEGVQLLVSTDMDELLSIVADDKRKELQVFTGEVVRFGNQCKDPQWHYLDRFIEKYRREPTPQKQLREEAELMMQQLITLVQYTAELYHELHTLDIIEQDYQHKRLEDGKSNASQKGNGLTILAAELKIQKKIVRNLKKKSLWSRCLDEVMDKLVDIALFLNREIDNIFGNADPDSEKKQSLGGKPRLGPAGLDLHYANIILQIDSIVARSSSMPPNARDMLYQNLPPNIKFSLRSKIQSFHVKEQLTVTEIKAEMEKTLQWLVPVATITAKAHHGFGWVGEWANAGSESNRKSIVSADVIQIETLHHADKQKSEAYILELVLWLNYLVAQSKATSNGGRLRSLLKSPDCSSLDSVDRV, via the exons ATGGGAGGGAGTTCTTCAAAGAACCAAGGCGCCAAAAGTAAGTTAGTGAATCTTTACTCCCAGAGTGGCACAAAAGGATTTCTCTACGAGGGGCAACACCAGCAGCAACAACATGAGTTGCAGAAGCAGAGTAAGATGCTAACTCCAGCACAATTACAGGAGAGCAAGGACAAAGAGAATCAGGAGCCAAGGTTCGGTGGCTATTCGAGCAGTGAGGAAGAGTTTTATGATGGTATCCCGAGGTTTCATGGGAGCTCTTCACGAAAACCTAAACCAAGGAGGGTTGCAAAG GTTGCAGAAGTAAGTTTTCGTCTAGGTAGAGCTGGAAGTGCTGGACTCGTGAGGACCGTGGAAGCGTTGGACATAATTGGGAGCAGCATGACTAATTTGAATTTAAGCAGTGGATTTGTTTCTGGTGCGACAAGCAAGGGGAATGAACTATCTATATTGTCATTTGAGGTTGCAAACACAATCGTTAAAGGTTCTACTCTTATGCATTCACTTTCAAGAAGAAGCATTCGACAATTGAACGACGTGGTGCTACCTTCAGAAGGTGTGCAGCTGTTAGTATCAACTGACATGGATGAACTTCTTAGTATAGTTGCTGATGATAAGAG GAAAGAGCTACAGGTTTTTACTGGAGAAGTAGTTCGGTTTGGAAATCAATGTAAAGATCCACAATGGCACTACTTGGACCGCTTCATTGAGAA ATATAGGAGAGAACCTACCCCTCAGAAACAATTGAGGGAAGAAGCTGAATTGATGATGCAGCAATTGATAACCCTGGTTCAGTATACAGCT GAGTTATACCATGAGTTGCATACTCTGGATATAATTGAGCAAGATTATCAGCACAAGCGTCTAGAAGATGGTAAATCAAATGCCAGTCAAAAAG GTAATGGTCTTACAATTTTAGCTGCTGAGTTGAAAATCCAGAAGAAAATAGTAAGAAACTTAAAGAAAAAGTCACTGTGGTCCAGATGTTTGGATGAG GTCATGGATAAGCTAGTGGATATTGCCCTCTTTCTCAACAGGGAGATAGATAATATTTTTGGCAATGCGG ACCCAGATAGCGAGAAAAAGCAATCTCTGGGTGGTAAGCCAAGATTAGGGCCTGCCGGTCTTGATCTACATTATGCTAATATCATTCTCCAGATTGATTCAATT GTAGCCCGGTCAAGCTCTATGCCTCCAAATGCGCGAGATATGCTATATCAGAATCTTCCGCCCAATATAAAATTTTCTTTGCGATCCAAAATACAATCTTTTCATGTCAAAGAGCAG CTCACTGTTACTGAAATTAAAGCTGAAATGGAGAAAACACTACAGTGGCTAGTTCCTGTTGCAACGATTACTGCCAA AGCTCACCATGGTTTTGGTTGGGTTGGAGAATGGGCTAATGCCGG GTCTGAATCAAATCGTAAGTCGATTGTATCAGCAGATGTCATCCAAATTGAGACACTACACCATGCTGACAAGCAGAAATCAGAGGCTTATATCCTTGAGCTTGTTCTATGGCTCAATTACCTAGTAGCTCAGTCCAAAGCAACTTCCAACGGTGGGCGCTTGAGGTCACTTTTGAAATCCCCAGATTGTTCATCTCTTGATTCTGTAGACCGG GTGTAG
- the LOC107806568 gene encoding protein PSK SIMULATOR 1-like isoform X3: MTNLNLSSGFVSGATSKGNELSILSFEVANTIVKGSTLMHSLSRRSIRQLNDVVLPSEGVQLLVSTDMDELLSIVADDKRKELQVFTGEVVRFGNQCKDPQWHYLDRFIEKYRREPTPQKQLREEAELMMQQLITLVQYTAELYHELHTLDIIEQDYQHKRLEDGKSNASQKGNGLTILAAELKIQKKIVRNLKKKSLWSRCLDEVMDKLVDIALFLNREIDNIFGNADPDSEKKQSLGGKPRLGPAGLDLHYANIILQIDSIVARSSSMPPNARDMLYQNLPPNIKFSLRSKIQSFHVKEQLTVTEIKAEMEKTLQWLVPVATITAKAHHGFGWVGEWANAGSESNRKSIVSADVIQIETLHHADKQKSEAYILELVLWLNYLVAQSKATSNGGRLRSLLKSPDCSSLDSVDRVNIYQ; the protein is encoded by the exons ATGACTAATTTGAATTTAAGCAGTGGATTTGTTTCTGGTGCGACAAGCAAGGGGAATGAACTATCTATATTGTCATTTGAGGTTGCAAACACAATCGTTAAAGGTTCTACTCTTATGCATTCACTTTCAAGAAGAAGCATTCGACAATTGAACGACGTGGTGCTACCTTCAGAAGGTGTGCAGCTGTTAGTATCAACTGACATGGATGAACTTCTTAGTATAGTTGCTGATGATAAGAG GAAAGAGCTACAGGTTTTTACTGGAGAAGTAGTTCGGTTTGGAAATCAATGTAAAGATCCACAATGGCACTACTTGGACCGCTTCATTGAGAA ATATAGGAGAGAACCTACCCCTCAGAAACAATTGAGGGAAGAAGCTGAATTGATGATGCAGCAATTGATAACCCTGGTTCAGTATACAGCT GAGTTATACCATGAGTTGCATACTCTGGATATAATTGAGCAAGATTATCAGCACAAGCGTCTAGAAGATGGTAAATCAAATGCCAGTCAAAAAG GTAATGGTCTTACAATTTTAGCTGCTGAGTTGAAAATCCAGAAGAAAATAGTAAGAAACTTAAAGAAAAAGTCACTGTGGTCCAGATGTTTGGATGAG GTCATGGATAAGCTAGTGGATATTGCCCTCTTTCTCAACAGGGAGATAGATAATATTTTTGGCAATGCGG ACCCAGATAGCGAGAAAAAGCAATCTCTGGGTGGTAAGCCAAGATTAGGGCCTGCCGGTCTTGATCTACATTATGCTAATATCATTCTCCAGATTGATTCAATT GTAGCCCGGTCAAGCTCTATGCCTCCAAATGCGCGAGATATGCTATATCAGAATCTTCCGCCCAATATAAAATTTTCTTTGCGATCCAAAATACAATCTTTTCATGTCAAAGAGCAG CTCACTGTTACTGAAATTAAAGCTGAAATGGAGAAAACACTACAGTGGCTAGTTCCTGTTGCAACGATTACTGCCAA AGCTCACCATGGTTTTGGTTGGGTTGGAGAATGGGCTAATGCCGG GTCTGAATCAAATCGTAAGTCGATTGTATCAGCAGATGTCATCCAAATTGAGACACTACACCATGCTGACAAGCAGAAATCAGAGGCTTATATCCTTGAGCTTGTTCTATGGCTCAATTACCTAGTAGCTCAGTCCAAAGCAACTTCCAACGGTGGGCGCTTGAGGTCACTTTTGAAATCCCCAGATTGTTCATCTCTTGATTCTGTAGACCGGGTAAATATTTACCAGTGA
- the LOC107806568 gene encoding protein PSK SIMULATOR 1-like isoform X1 has translation MGGSSSKNQGAKSKLVNLYSQSGTKGFLYEGQHQQQQHELQKQSKMLTPAQLQESKDKENQEPRFGGYSSSEEEFYDGIPRFHGSSSRKPKPRRVAKVAEVSFRLGRAGSAGLVRTVEALDIIGSSMTNLNLSSGFVSGATSKGNELSILSFEVANTIVKGSTLMHSLSRRSIRQLNDVVLPSEGVQLLVSTDMDELLSIVADDKRKELQVFTGEVVRFGNQCKDPQWHYLDRFIEKYRREPTPQKQLREEAELMMQQLITLVQYTAELYHELHTLDIIEQDYQHKRLEDGKSNASQKGNGLTILAAELKIQKKIVRNLKKKSLWSRCLDEVMDKLVDIALFLNREIDNIFGNADPDSEKKQSLGGKPRLGPAGLDLHYANIILQIDSIVARSSSMPPNARDMLYQNLPPNIKFSLRSKIQSFHVKEQLTVTEIKAEMEKTLQWLVPVATITAKAHHGFGWVGEWANAGSESNRKSIVSADVIQIETLHHADKQKSEAYILELVLWLNYLVAQSKATSNGGRLRSLLKSPDCSSLDSVDRVNIYQ, from the exons ATGGGAGGGAGTTCTTCAAAGAACCAAGGCGCCAAAAGTAAGTTAGTGAATCTTTACTCCCAGAGTGGCACAAAAGGATTTCTCTACGAGGGGCAACACCAGCAGCAACAACATGAGTTGCAGAAGCAGAGTAAGATGCTAACTCCAGCACAATTACAGGAGAGCAAGGACAAAGAGAATCAGGAGCCAAGGTTCGGTGGCTATTCGAGCAGTGAGGAAGAGTTTTATGATGGTATCCCGAGGTTTCATGGGAGCTCTTCACGAAAACCTAAACCAAGGAGGGTTGCAAAG GTTGCAGAAGTAAGTTTTCGTCTAGGTAGAGCTGGAAGTGCTGGACTCGTGAGGACCGTGGAAGCGTTGGACATAATTGGGAGCAGCATGACTAATTTGAATTTAAGCAGTGGATTTGTTTCTGGTGCGACAAGCAAGGGGAATGAACTATCTATATTGTCATTTGAGGTTGCAAACACAATCGTTAAAGGTTCTACTCTTATGCATTCACTTTCAAGAAGAAGCATTCGACAATTGAACGACGTGGTGCTACCTTCAGAAGGTGTGCAGCTGTTAGTATCAACTGACATGGATGAACTTCTTAGTATAGTTGCTGATGATAAGAG GAAAGAGCTACAGGTTTTTACTGGAGAAGTAGTTCGGTTTGGAAATCAATGTAAAGATCCACAATGGCACTACTTGGACCGCTTCATTGAGAA ATATAGGAGAGAACCTACCCCTCAGAAACAATTGAGGGAAGAAGCTGAATTGATGATGCAGCAATTGATAACCCTGGTTCAGTATACAGCT GAGTTATACCATGAGTTGCATACTCTGGATATAATTGAGCAAGATTATCAGCACAAGCGTCTAGAAGATGGTAAATCAAATGCCAGTCAAAAAG GTAATGGTCTTACAATTTTAGCTGCTGAGTTGAAAATCCAGAAGAAAATAGTAAGAAACTTAAAGAAAAAGTCACTGTGGTCCAGATGTTTGGATGAG GTCATGGATAAGCTAGTGGATATTGCCCTCTTTCTCAACAGGGAGATAGATAATATTTTTGGCAATGCGG ACCCAGATAGCGAGAAAAAGCAATCTCTGGGTGGTAAGCCAAGATTAGGGCCTGCCGGTCTTGATCTACATTATGCTAATATCATTCTCCAGATTGATTCAATT GTAGCCCGGTCAAGCTCTATGCCTCCAAATGCGCGAGATATGCTATATCAGAATCTTCCGCCCAATATAAAATTTTCTTTGCGATCCAAAATACAATCTTTTCATGTCAAAGAGCAG CTCACTGTTACTGAAATTAAAGCTGAAATGGAGAAAACACTACAGTGGCTAGTTCCTGTTGCAACGATTACTGCCAA AGCTCACCATGGTTTTGGTTGGGTTGGAGAATGGGCTAATGCCGG GTCTGAATCAAATCGTAAGTCGATTGTATCAGCAGATGTCATCCAAATTGAGACACTACACCATGCTGACAAGCAGAAATCAGAGGCTTATATCCTTGAGCTTGTTCTATGGCTCAATTACCTAGTAGCTCAGTCCAAAGCAACTTCCAACGGTGGGCGCTTGAGGTCACTTTTGAAATCCCCAGATTGTTCATCTCTTGATTCTGTAGACCGGGTAAATATTTACCAGTGA